One genomic window of Bacillus mycoides includes the following:
- the acsA gene encoding acetate--CoA ligase: MKVETLPVIKGENNLPNYEEAYANFNWEEVNKNFTWNETGRVNMAYEAIDKHAKSDRKNKVALYYQDGSRKEKYTFKEMKDFSNKAGNVLKNYGDVEKGDRVFIFMPRSPELYFALLGAVKLGAIVGPLFEAFMEGAVRDRLEDSEAKVLITTPELLERIPLNDLPALKTVFLVGDNAEEGGKTVAFNPLFEQASKELHIEWLGREDGLILHYTSGSTGKPKGVLHAQNAMVQHYQTAKWVLDLKEDDVYWCTADPGWVTGTAYGIFAPWLVGASNVILGGRFSPEAWYEALQDYGVTVWYSAPTAFRMLMGAGQDAIKKYDLSQVRHVLSVGEPLNPEVIRWGMSAFGLRIHDTWWMTETGGQVICNYPCMEIRPGSMGKPIPGVKAAIVDNEGNEVPPYTMGNLAIGKGWPAMMRGIWNNPQKYDSYFMPGDWYVSGDSAYMDEDGYFWFQGRIDDVIMTSGERVGPFEVESKLIEHAAVAEAGVIGIPDPVRGEIIKAFIALRVGYEPSDELKEEIRQFVKKGLAAHAAPRQIEFRDKLPKTRSGKIMRRVLKAWELNLPTGDLSTMED, translated from the coding sequence ATGAAAGTGGAAACGCTTCCTGTCATTAAAGGAGAAAATAATTTGCCGAATTATGAAGAGGCATACGCGAATTTTAACTGGGAAGAGGTTAATAAAAATTTTACTTGGAATGAAACTGGCCGAGTAAATATGGCGTATGAGGCAATTGATAAGCATGCGAAATCCGATCGAAAGAATAAAGTAGCACTTTATTATCAAGATGGATCGCGAAAAGAGAAATATACGTTTAAGGAAATGAAGGATTTTTCTAATAAAGCAGGAAATGTCCTGAAAAACTATGGCGATGTTGAGAAAGGCGATCGCGTTTTTATTTTTATGCCGCGTTCCCCAGAATTATATTTCGCACTTCTAGGTGCAGTGAAATTAGGGGCAATTGTTGGACCATTATTTGAAGCATTTATGGAAGGCGCGGTACGCGATCGTTTAGAAGATAGCGAAGCGAAGGTGTTAATTACAACTCCTGAATTGTTAGAGCGCATACCATTAAATGATTTACCTGCTTTAAAAACGGTCTTTCTTGTTGGAGACAATGCAGAAGAAGGCGGTAAAACTGTAGCGTTCAATCCTTTATTTGAACAAGCTTCAAAAGAATTACATATCGAATGGTTAGGCCGTGAAGACGGTTTAATTCTTCATTACACATCTGGTTCTACTGGTAAGCCAAAAGGCGTCCTTCATGCGCAAAACGCAATGGTTCAGCATTATCAAACAGCGAAATGGGTATTAGACTTAAAAGAAGATGATGTATATTGGTGTACAGCTGATCCTGGCTGGGTAACTGGAACAGCTTACGGTATTTTTGCACCGTGGTTAGTGGGGGCATCAAATGTTATTTTAGGTGGACGATTTAGTCCAGAAGCGTGGTATGAAGCGTTACAAGATTACGGTGTAACAGTTTGGTATAGTGCACCAACAGCGTTCCGTATGTTAATGGGAGCTGGACAAGATGCAATTAAAAAATATGATTTATCACAAGTGCGTCACGTATTAAGTGTTGGTGAGCCATTAAATCCAGAAGTAATTCGCTGGGGTATGAGCGCATTTGGACTTCGTATTCATGATACGTGGTGGATGACAGAAACAGGTGGACAAGTTATTTGTAACTATCCTTGTATGGAAATCCGTCCAGGTTCAATGGGTAAACCAATTCCAGGTGTGAAAGCAGCGATTGTTGATAATGAAGGAAATGAAGTGCCTCCATACACAATGGGGAATTTAGCGATTGGTAAAGGTTGGCCAGCTATGATGCGTGGAATCTGGAATAACCCACAAAAATATGATTCTTACTTCATGCCGGGAGATTGGTACGTATCAGGAGACTCAGCTTATATGGACGAAGATGGATACTTCTGGTTCCAAGGACGTATTGATGATGTAATTATGACGTCAGGTGAGCGCGTTGGTCCGTTTGAAGTAGAAAGTAAATTAATCGAGCATGCTGCTGTAGCAGAAGCCGGTGTAATTGGTATTCCTGATCCAGTACGCGGGGAAATCATTAAAGCATTTATCGCGCTTCGCGTGGGATACGAACCGTCTGATGAATTAAAAGAAGAAATTCGTCAATTTGTAAAGAAAGGTCTAGCAGCTCATGCAGCGCCAAGACAAATTGAATTTAGAGATAAATTACCGAAAACGAGAAGTGGTAAAATTATGCGCCGCGTATTAAAAGCGTGGGAATTAAACTTACCAACAGGCGATTTATCGACGATGGAAGATTAA
- the acuA gene encoding acetoin utilization protein acetyltransferase AcuA yields the protein MIHKKIYNARNLKTAKGTLIIEGPVSTHNLEMYEFHPDLIAFRPAEQQYKAIVEISKLPEARLIIARHDQTIVGYVTYLYPDPLERWSEGKIENLIELGAIEVVPAFRGCSVGKNLLEVSMMDDHMEDYIILTTEYYWHWDLKQTGLNVWEYRKVMEKMMNAGGLQWMATDDPEICSHPANCLMVRIGKRVDTDSIQAFDRLRFHNRFMY from the coding sequence TTGATTCATAAAAAAATATATAATGCCAGAAACTTAAAAACAGCGAAAGGTACTTTAATTATTGAAGGTCCTGTCTCTACACATAATCTTGAAATGTATGAATTTCATCCAGACTTAATTGCGTTTCGTCCTGCCGAGCAGCAATATAAAGCAATTGTCGAAATTTCTAAATTGCCAGAAGCTCGTCTCATTATTGCTAGACATGACCAAACGATCGTTGGATATGTTACATACTTATATCCTGATCCGCTCGAGCGATGGTCAGAAGGAAAGATTGAAAACTTAATTGAACTCGGGGCGATTGAAGTTGTCCCAGCCTTTCGCGGTTGCTCTGTCGGAAAAAACTTATTAGAAGTTTCAATGATGGACGATCATATGGAAGATTATATTATATTAACGACTGAATATTATTGGCACTGGGATTTAAAACAAACAGGCTTAAATGTTTGGGAATACCGAAAAGTAATGGAAAAAATGATGAATGCCGGTGGTTTACAATGGATGGCTACAGACGATCCTGAAATTTGTTCCCACCCCGCTAACTGTTTAATGGTTCGCATCGGTAAACGCGTTGATACGGATTCCATTCAAGCATTCGATCGTCTACGTTTTCACAATCGTTTTATGTATTAA
- a CDS encoding acetoin utilization AcuB family protein: MIVEEIMNQNVVTLHPDDTIETAIRTIRTKGIRHIPIVDQNNHVVGIISDRDVRDASPSILDEQVSLDMLQQPLELIMKHPVMTCHPLDFVEEIATLFFENKIGCLPVTKAGKLVGIISESTVLHTLVKLTGAHQPSSQIEIQVKNEPGILGKVVAIFSNLQINIVSVLVYPAKDENDKVLVFRIQTMNPLKVIDALEAEGYRVLWPNIMGMQA; the protein is encoded by the coding sequence ATGATTGTAGAAGAAATTATGAATCAAAATGTAGTAACATTGCATCCAGATGACACAATCGAAACAGCAATCCGAACAATACGTACGAAAGGTATTCGGCACATTCCAATTGTCGATCAAAATAATCACGTAGTAGGCATTATTTCTGACCGGGATGTAAGAGATGCAAGTCCATCAATTCTTGATGAACAAGTTTCACTCGATATGCTACAGCAACCGCTCGAACTTATTATGAAACACCCTGTCATGACTTGCCATCCTCTTGATTTCGTTGAGGAAATTGCTACTTTATTTTTTGAAAATAAAATTGGCTGTCTCCCTGTTACAAAGGCCGGAAAGCTAGTAGGCATTATTTCCGAATCTACAGTACTGCACACATTAGTGAAATTAACAGGAGCACATCAGCCTAGTTCACAAATTGAAATTCAAGTGAAGAATGAACCTGGTATTCTCGGAAAAGTAGTTGCTATTTTTAGCAATTTACAAATTAATATTGTGAGCGTTCTCGTCTATCCAGCAAAAGACGAGAATGATAAAGTACTTGTTTTCCGCATTCAAACGATGAATCCTCTAAAAGTGATTGATGCACTTGAAGCAGAGGGCTACCGCGTATTATGGCCAAACATAATGGGGATGCAAGCATGA